From a single Rutidosis leptorrhynchoides isolate AG116_Rl617_1_P2 chromosome 5, CSIRO_AGI_Rlap_v1, whole genome shotgun sequence genomic region:
- the LOC139846907 gene encoding myb-related protein 306-like isoform X1: MGRPPCCDKIGVKKGPWTPEEDIMLVSYIQEHGPGNWRSIPTNTGLLRCSKSCRLRWTNYLRPGIKRGNFTNQEEKMIIHLQALLGNRWAAIASYLSQRTDNDIKNYWNTHLKKKLKKIQGDSLDQENQYGSLRASNSSSSLETAMSKGKWERRLQTDIHMAKQALCEALSLDNKSINLSELSSTTVSKKPTSISTNLSSQINQHSMLPPSNITQSTTTYASSTENIARLLPSWMKKPQKSSQTSSESVGTNHTQNALDQGQFPSPPSEGFDNSLQFGFNNKYSNYSNVSDVSQSVSPETSLFQDERKPDIELVQLPPLSFLEKWLLDDASVQDNLMNLTLEENDDGLF; this comes from the exons ATGGGAAGACCACCTTGTTGTGACAAAATTGGTGTGAAAAAAGGGCCATGGACTCCAGAAGAAGATATCATGCTTGTATCTTATATTCAAGAACATGGTCCTGGTAATTGGAGATCTATTCCTACCAATACTG GTTTGCTAAGATGTAGTAAGAGTTGCAGACTACGGTGGACTAACTATCTCCGGCCGGGTATCAAACGCGGTAACTTTACTAATCAAGAGGAAAAAATGATCATTCATTTGCAAGCCCTTCTTGGAAACAG ATGGGCAGCCATAGCTTCATATCTTTCACAAAGAACAGATAATGATATCAAGAATTACTGGAACACCCATTTGAAAAAAAAGTTGAAAAAGATCCAAGGGGACTCATTGGATCAAGAAAACCAATATGGTTCTTTAAGGGCTtcaaattcttcatcatctttagAAACTGCTATGTCCAAAGGTAAATGGGAAAGAAGGCTTCAAACTGATATCCATATGGCCAAACAAGCCCTTTGTGAAGCTTTATCTCTTGACAATAAATCCATAAATTTGTCTGAATTATCATCAACCACAGTTTCAAAAAAACCTACATCCATTAGTACAAACCTAAGTTCACAAATCAACCAACATTCTATGCTACCACCGTCTAATATCACTCAAAGTACAACCACTTATGCATCAAGTACTGAAAATATTGCAAGGCTGCTTCCAAGCTGGATGAAAAAGCCACAAAAATCTTCACAAACAAGCTCCGAAAGTGTCGGTACTAATCACACACAAAACGCTTTAGATCAAGGCCAGTTTCCAAGTCCTCCAAGTGAAGGATTTGATAATTCATTGCAGTTTGGATTTAACAACAAATACTCAAATTATAGCAATGTTTCAGATGTTTCACAATCGGTTTCGCCTGAAACAAGTTTATTTCAAGATGAACGTAAACCGGATATCGAATTGGTACAATTGCCACCTCTTAGTTTTCTAGAGAAATGGCTTCTTGATGATGCTAGTGTTCAAGATAACCTTATGAATCTTACTTTAGAAGAAAATGATGATGGTTTGTTTTGA
- the LOC139846907 gene encoding myb-related protein 306-like isoform X2 — protein MGRPPCCDKIGVKKGPWTPEEDIMLVSYIQEHGPGLLRCSKSCRLRWTNYLRPGIKRGNFTNQEEKMIIHLQALLGNRWAAIASYLSQRTDNDIKNYWNTHLKKKLKKIQGDSLDQENQYGSLRASNSSSSLETAMSKGKWERRLQTDIHMAKQALCEALSLDNKSINLSELSSTTVSKKPTSISTNLSSQINQHSMLPPSNITQSTTTYASSTENIARLLPSWMKKPQKSSQTSSESVGTNHTQNALDQGQFPSPPSEGFDNSLQFGFNNKYSNYSNVSDVSQSVSPETSLFQDERKPDIELVQLPPLSFLEKWLLDDASVQDNLMNLTLEENDDGLF, from the exons ATGGGAAGACCACCTTGTTGTGACAAAATTGGTGTGAAAAAAGGGCCATGGACTCCAGAAGAAGATATCATGCTTGTATCTTATATTCAAGAACATGGTCCTG GTTTGCTAAGATGTAGTAAGAGTTGCAGACTACGGTGGACTAACTATCTCCGGCCGGGTATCAAACGCGGTAACTTTACTAATCAAGAGGAAAAAATGATCATTCATTTGCAAGCCCTTCTTGGAAACAG ATGGGCAGCCATAGCTTCATATCTTTCACAAAGAACAGATAATGATATCAAGAATTACTGGAACACCCATTTGAAAAAAAAGTTGAAAAAGATCCAAGGGGACTCATTGGATCAAGAAAACCAATATGGTTCTTTAAGGGCTtcaaattcttcatcatctttagAAACTGCTATGTCCAAAGGTAAATGGGAAAGAAGGCTTCAAACTGATATCCATATGGCCAAACAAGCCCTTTGTGAAGCTTTATCTCTTGACAATAAATCCATAAATTTGTCTGAATTATCATCAACCACAGTTTCAAAAAAACCTACATCCATTAGTACAAACCTAAGTTCACAAATCAACCAACATTCTATGCTACCACCGTCTAATATCACTCAAAGTACAACCACTTATGCATCAAGTACTGAAAATATTGCAAGGCTGCTTCCAAGCTGGATGAAAAAGCCACAAAAATCTTCACAAACAAGCTCCGAAAGTGTCGGTACTAATCACACACAAAACGCTTTAGATCAAGGCCAGTTTCCAAGTCCTCCAAGTGAAGGATTTGATAATTCATTGCAGTTTGGATTTAACAACAAATACTCAAATTATAGCAATGTTTCAGATGTTTCACAATCGGTTTCGCCTGAAACAAGTTTATTTCAAGATGAACGTAAACCGGATATCGAATTGGTACAATTGCCACCTCTTAGTTTTCTAGAGAAATGGCTTCTTGATGATGCTAGTGTTCAAGATAACCTTATGAATCTTACTTTAGAAGAAAATGATGATGGTTTGTTTTGA